A window of Primulina tabacum isolate GXHZ01 chromosome 4, ASM2559414v2, whole genome shotgun sequence contains these coding sequences:
- the LOC142542798 gene encoding chaperone protein dnaJ 13 has translation MKERNEEPNSRELYALLHISPEASDEEIRRAYRQWAQVYHPDKYQASQMKEIATENFQRICEAYEILTDENKRLIYDIYGMEGLTSGLELGPRLNKVEEIKEELERLKRQRDHEKLSAHVRTSGSILANLSLPEFLDGDGIMKGMAMASEVQSQISKSNSIAIGGNLAVKGYSGGGGATAVFRHQLSPVSSVELMGSLGLQSLLGIQTSRQLSIHSTATAGVTMSLKDGSLNLSNTWTRQLSETTNGNIQLALGSESSIGVGWRKKAEKMSASGELKLGASSFGATAQYTHRFSSKSHGRVAGTVGSGALAFEIGGGRKISKFSTIRMLYSIGIQGILWKFELHRGGQKLIVPILLSDDLNLLFAAGAFVFPVSLYFTLKNFVLKPYYLRREKEKALENVEKTRSQVQEARAAAQKAQQLLQNVADRKRNKQLERDGLVVRKAFYGNRKAMFDRHKLEETEDEMASQIINVTVPLNFLVNDSGQLKLHEGVKKSGIMGFCDPCPGEPKLLYVEYTYGVSRYEVVVDDYEELLIPQERHKV, from the exons ATGAAGGAGCGAAATGAGGAACCCAACAGCAGAGAACTGTATGCGTTGCTTCACATTTCACCTGAAGCATCTGACGAAGAAATCAGAAGGGCTTATCGTCAATGGGCTCAAGTTTATCATCCTGATAAATACCAAGCTTCCCAA ATGAAGGAAATTGCTACGGAGAACTTTCAACGAATATGTGAAGCTTATGAGATTTTAACTGATGAAAATAAAAGGTTGATATACGATATATATGGAATGGAGGGATTGACGTCTGGCCTTGAGCTTGGCCCTAGACTTAACAAAGTCGAGGAGATCAAGGAAGAGCTTGAGAGGCTGAAGCGTCAGAGAGATCACGAAAAGCTCTCTGCACATGTACGAACATCTGGCTCTATTCTGGCTAATTTGTCATTGCCTGAATTTTTAGATGGTGATGGCATTATGAAAGG GATGGCTATGGCTAGTGAAGTTCAATCTCAAATATCCAAATCTAATTCTATTGCTATTGGTGGAAATTTGGCGGTTAAAGGATATTCTGGGGGTGGTGGTGCCACAGCTGTCTTTAGGCATCAATTATCTCCTGTTTCTTCTGTAGAACTAATGGGATCCTTAGGTTTGCAATCACTATTAGGAATTCAAACTTCACG CCAGTTGTCTATTCACTCTACAGCAACAGCGGGTGTTACCATGTCTCTGAAAGATGGCTCATTGAATCTATCTAACACCTGGACCCGTCAACTGTCAGAGACAACAAATGGAAAT ATTCAGCTTGCTTTAGGTTCTGAGTCTTCCATAGGTGTTGGATGGCGAAAGAAGGCGGAAAAAATGTCTGCTTCCGGAGAGCTTAAG CTTGGCGCAAGCTCATTTGGTGCAACTGCTCAATACACTCACCGCTTTTCCTCAAAGTCACATGGACGCGTTGCAGGCACAGTGGGAAG TGGTGCACTTGCATTTGAAATTGGAGGTGGAAGAAAGATATCTAAGTTCAGTACCATTCGAATGTTGTATTCTATTGGAATTCAG GGAATTCTTTGGAAATTTGAATTGCATCGTGGAGGACAAAAGCTCATTGTTCCT ATATTGCTGTCCGATGATTTGAATCTGCTCTTtgctgctggagcattcgtaTTTCCAGTTTCGTTGTATTTTACACTGAAG AACTTTGTTCTCAAACCTTATTATCTTAGAAGGGAAAAGGAGAAGGCTTTGGAGAATGTTGAGAAGACTCGAAGCCAG GTTCAAGAGGCAAGAGCTGCAGCTCAGAAAGCTCAGCAGCTGTTACAAAATGTGGCTGATAGGAAAAGAAACAAGCAGTTAGAAAGGGACGGATTGGTTGTTAGAAAGGCATTTTATGGAAATCGTAAAGCCATGTTTGATAGGCATAAATTGGAAGAAACAGAAGATGAAATGGCTTCACAAATCATAAACGTCACAGTACCTCTAAATTTTCTTGTTAATGATTCTGGGCAACTCAAG CTTCACGAAGGTGTGAAAAAATCGGGAATAATGGGCTTCTGTGATCCCTGTCCGGGAGAACCTAAGCTGTTGTATGTGGAGTATACATATGGTGTCAGCAGATACGAG GTCGTTGTAGATGATTATGAGGAGTTACTAATACCCCAGGAAAGGCACAAAGTTTAA